A genome region from Maridesulfovibrio salexigens DSM 2638 includes the following:
- a CDS encoding MarR family winged helix-turn-helix transcriptional regulator: MSSKEETIKHMTGRLMRIINKHLRIEGQPIPIGDGVELRPGEIHCLQAIGLNEGSNLKSVAHVLGVTKSAISQMVGKLERRGFVRKERAPDNNKELLAFLTEDGWVAFRKHQDFHERHMHNLMDRLDEFSDPQLAATTAILAVIETVVDERMEEILTSGRPKG, encoded by the coding sequence ATGAGTAGTAAAGAAGAGACCATCAAGCATATGACCGGAAGATTAATGCGTATTATTAACAAGCATTTGCGTATTGAGGGACAACCCATTCCCATAGGTGACGGGGTGGAACTCAGGCCCGGAGAAATACATTGCTTGCAGGCCATCGGCCTGAATGAAGGCTCCAATCTAAAGTCTGTTGCCCATGTACTGGGAGTGACCAAAAGCGCGATTTCCCAGATGGTCGGCAAACTGGAGAGGCGGGGTTTTGTCCGCAAAGAACGTGCTCCTGATAATAACAAGGAATTGCTAGCCTTTCTGACTGAGGACGGCTGGGTTGCTTTCAGGAAACATCAGGACTTCCACGAGCGGCATATGCATAATCTGATGGACAGGCTGGATGAGTTTTCCGATCCGCAATTGGCTGCAACTACTGCCATTCTTGCGGTGATTGAAACTGTGGTCGATGAACGTATGGAAGAGATTCTTACATCCGGCCGTCCAAAGGGGTAG
- a CDS encoding class I SAM-dependent methyltransferase, whose protein sequence is MNKEHKSGMHCHGGHGHRRRGPTSYGMHDSSLVFKALKLQHGDVFLDLGCGPGDYSIHAACDVGESGKVYAFDSNATMLEQVRIQAVENGLKNISTHLGDMNGPLLFEDKSVDTCLMSTSLHCMNLDECGSAIFREISRVLKDSGQVAILECKKEKTDFGPPLHMRISGEELKAVAEPLGFTESQYVDLGFNYLICFTKK, encoded by the coding sequence ATGAATAAAGAACATAAAAGCGGAATGCATTGCCACGGCGGACATGGGCACCGCAGGCGCGGTCCCACCAGTTACGGCATGCATGATTCAAGTCTGGTGTTCAAGGCTTTGAAGCTTCAGCATGGAGACGTTTTCCTGGATTTGGGTTGCGGTCCCGGGGATTATTCGATTCATGCGGCTTGTGATGTAGGGGAATCCGGGAAGGTATATGCCTTTGACAGCAACGCGACTATGCTTGAGCAGGTCAGGATTCAGGCCGTTGAAAACGGGCTGAAGAATATCAGCACCCATCTTGGCGACATGAACGGCCCGTTGCTCTTTGAAGATAAAAGCGTGGACACCTGCCTGATGAGCACTTCTTTGCATTGCATGAATCTGGATGAGTGCGGTTCTGCCATTTTCAGGGAAATTAGCAGGGTGCTGAAAGATTCGGGACAGGTGGCTATTCTGGAATGCAAGAAGGAAAAGACAGATTTCGGGCCGCCGCTGCATATGCGGATTTCAGGTGAAGAGCTTAAAGCGGTAGCTGAGCCTCTTGGTTTTACTGAGTCTCAATATGTGGATCTTGGTTTTAATTACCTGATTTGTTTTACCAAAAAATAA
- a CDS encoding acyl-CoA dehydratase activase codes for MHSIGIDIGYSSVKVAVLDEQRNIVCSRYVLHKGQAVSVLAGILDELKPELDTEEFCGAITGSGGKILSGEGSIKGVNDLAALVEGAKLLAPSCESIIEIGGQRAGFITGFGAGKRSGIEFSLNPDCSAGTGSFLEEQASRISVEIEDYSRIENEATSTPRIAGRCSVFAKTDITHHQQEGVSIPDILRGLAYATARNYRNAVMRGLPKKPPFFFSGGVSQNKAIVSALCQVLNLNENQLVIHQQGNVAGALGAAVIGLKENRPVNFKLLMDSLQGNCGPLFYAKEKTSLPALAGYGIADTSGKHICRDISKETEPVECWVGVDIGSTSTNVVLVDSTNRVLGYRYLRTAGNPAKAVKTGLEELGLDFAGKVKVMGSATTGSGRNMIGRIIGADVVKDEITAQARAAVSFYPDVDTVFEIGGQDSKFISIKDGAVSDFQMNKVCAAGTGSFIEEQAKKIGIPLEDYADTAFQSEAPINLGERCTVFMETSIAAHLAQGDSIPDIAAGLCYSIIKNYTNRVVGRKKVGKKILLQGGVAYNQAIINAFRAVHGMDVLVPPFFSVTGAVGAAILAREEMKGETSFKGFYLENEKPDNVEVEPATQFAPGSFNKQVQDFIFRDYDPDPDPQKKSVGMPRALFTFGMFTMFHTFFKSLDMNVVLSEPTSGETISKAQEYALDETCYPVKLVNGHTAQLVEQGVDYLFFPDLFTAFHPSSKSRQTYGCPYMQLAFKIVSEAMKLEEKNIKLLAPTLAFNQGPEFMQSQFMALGRQLGKSPEETGAALKAAMGAHEDLQVRMKERGRETLSSLDPNAKAFVLISKIYGVADPILNMGIPDKLAEMGYRTIPLYDLPESDIFMEHPNMFWPFGQHMLAAAKLVAKHPNLYPIFLTHHGCGPDTVFSHYYGELLKDKPSLTIEVDEHSSSVGVQTRVEAFVNSLSKIPEREALSLEEYVNIGSADPVNILTDYSRLGSRPLLLPDIYPYSSIGCAMLKAKGVDARVIPATTRESVDMGRRYSSGNEYFSLTALLGDVLAALKTHDGAVVPAVLIPQNEGAEVDGQYSRFMRCVLDQEGLGDVQLISPYMEELRLLDDKDARMLFLCLLAGDLVLHTPPLLRDETLDLVLRLISRGQLNIEKLESTARIVREALARQDHDGAIMAIGEPLVLFKSLLNDNTFGRMEEHGRRVIYAPLSEYVWNLWYDYYNFNKVGSDSPLRSNIAMFKEYMERISERLGEFSHYENSFGTLKKTADRGLGFYSGAFGRYRGAKIMDKILGVKGVISVTSMYENTGISLGILKDRLNDKPYAPTLSLTFDGNRNENNRLKVDSFLYNL; via the coding sequence ATGCATAGCATAGGTATTGATATCGGTTATTCCTCGGTGAAAGTGGCGGTTCTAGATGAACAGCGTAATATTGTTTGCAGCAGATATGTGCTTCATAAGGGGCAGGCGGTTTCCGTTCTGGCTGGCATTCTGGATGAATTAAAACCGGAGTTGGATACTGAAGAGTTTTGCGGAGCCATAACCGGTTCCGGCGGTAAGATTCTATCCGGGGAAGGATCAATTAAGGGTGTGAATGATTTGGCTGCACTGGTGGAGGGAGCAAAATTGTTGGCCCCTTCTTGCGAGTCAATCATTGAAATCGGCGGGCAGCGAGCCGGATTTATTACAGGTTTTGGTGCTGGGAAACGGTCCGGTATTGAATTTTCACTTAACCCTGATTGTTCTGCCGGTACAGGATCATTTCTTGAAGAACAGGCTTCACGAATAAGTGTTGAAATTGAGGATTATTCTCGTATCGAAAATGAAGCAACTTCAACACCCAGAATTGCAGGGCGATGCAGTGTCTTTGCAAAGACTGATATCACCCACCACCAGCAGGAAGGCGTTTCTATTCCCGATATCCTGCGCGGGTTGGCGTACGCCACAGCAAGGAATTACCGTAATGCTGTCATGCGTGGGCTACCCAAAAAGCCTCCGTTCTTTTTTTCTGGCGGAGTCTCGCAAAACAAGGCGATTGTGTCTGCATTGTGTCAGGTCCTGAATTTGAATGAGAATCAGCTCGTTATCCATCAACAAGGTAATGTGGCGGGAGCCTTGGGCGCGGCTGTTATCGGTCTTAAAGAAAACCGCCCCGTTAATTTCAAGCTGTTGATGGATTCATTGCAGGGCAATTGCGGGCCGTTGTTTTATGCCAAAGAGAAGACTTCCCTGCCTGCACTGGCTGGTTACGGAATTGCTGATACATCAGGCAAGCATATTTGCCGGGATATATCTAAGGAGACAGAACCGGTGGAGTGCTGGGTCGGCGTGGATATCGGTTCCACCAGTACCAATGTGGTTCTGGTTGATTCAACTAACCGTGTATTGGGTTACCGCTACCTGCGCACTGCCGGAAATCCGGCTAAGGCGGTAAAAACCGGACTTGAGGAACTGGGGCTCGACTTTGCCGGAAAGGTCAAAGTTATGGGCTCTGCCACCACCGGTTCCGGGCGTAATATGATCGGAAGGATCATTGGCGCGGACGTGGTTAAGGATGAAATTACTGCACAGGCACGGGCTGCGGTTTCGTTTTATCCTGATGTGGATACTGTTTTTGAGATCGGCGGGCAGGATTCAAAGTTCATTTCCATCAAAGATGGCGCAGTTTCAGATTTCCAGATGAATAAGGTCTGCGCTGCAGGGACAGGATCATTTATTGAAGAGCAGGCTAAGAAGATCGGCATTCCCCTTGAAGATTATGCCGATACCGCTTTTCAGAGCGAGGCTCCGATAAATCTCGGCGAACGTTGTACCGTATTTATGGAGACCAGTATTGCCGCTCATCTTGCTCAGGGAGATTCCATTCCTGATATTGCCGCGGGCCTCTGCTATTCCATTATCAAGAATTACACCAACCGTGTGGTGGGCCGCAAAAAGGTCGGCAAGAAGATTCTTCTACAGGGCGGGGTTGCCTATAATCAGGCCATTATCAATGCTTTTCGGGCAGTCCACGGTATGGATGTGCTGGTCCCGCCTTTCTTCAGTGTTACCGGAGCCGTTGGTGCTGCTATTCTAGCCCGCGAAGAGATGAAGGGCGAAACTTCCTTTAAAGGTTTTTATCTGGAGAATGAAAAGCCGGATAACGTAGAAGTAGAGCCTGCCACGCAATTCGCCCCCGGAAGCTTTAACAAACAGGTGCAGGATTTCATTTTTCGTGATTATGATCCTGATCCCGATCCGCAGAAAAAAAGTGTAGGCATGCCCCGGGCTTTATTTACTTTCGGTATGTTTACCATGTTCCATACCTTTTTTAAGTCGCTGGATATGAATGTGGTTCTTTCCGAACCTACTTCCGGGGAAACCATCAGCAAGGCTCAGGAATACGCACTTGATGAGACCTGCTATCCGGTCAAACTGGTTAACGGGCATACTGCCCAATTGGTCGAGCAGGGCGTGGATTATCTGTTCTTTCCCGACCTTTTTACCGCTTTCCATCCCAGCTCAAAATCTAGGCAGACCTACGGCTGCCCTTACATGCAATTGGCCTTTAAGATTGTTAGTGAAGCCATGAAGCTTGAAGAAAAAAACATCAAGCTGCTGGCCCCGACCCTTGCTTTCAATCAGGGGCCGGAGTTCATGCAGTCCCAGTTTATGGCCCTCGGTCGGCAATTGGGCAAATCACCTGAGGAAACCGGAGCGGCCTTAAAAGCTGCTATGGGTGCGCATGAGGATTTACAGGTGCGGATGAAGGAACGTGGACGAGAAACCTTGAGTTCTCTTGATCCCAATGCCAAGGCTTTTGTTCTTATCTCCAAGATTTATGGTGTCGCTGATCCCATTTTAAATATGGGTATCCCGGACAAGCTTGCTGAAATGGGTTACCGGACCATTCCTCTTTATGATCTCCCGGAGTCAGATATTTTCATGGAACATCCGAACATGTTCTGGCCCTTTGGGCAGCACATGCTGGCTGCGGCAAAACTTGTTGCCAAACATCCCAATCTTTATCCCATTTTTCTGACCCATCACGGCTGCGGGCCGGATACTGTTTTCTCTCATTATTACGGGGAACTTCTGAAAGATAAGCCATCCCTGACTATTGAAGTGGACGAGCATTCATCCAGCGTGGGTGTGCAGACCCGGGTGGAAGCCTTTGTTAACAGCCTTAGCAAGATTCCTGAACGTGAAGCTTTATCTTTGGAAGAATATGTGAACATCGGATCGGCTGATCCAGTTAATATCCTGACAGATTATTCCCGTCTCGGTTCACGTCCGCTGCTTTTGCCTGATATCTATCCTTATTCCTCCATCGGTTGTGCCATGCTCAAAGCCAAAGGTGTTGATGCGCGGGTTATTCCTGCCACTACAAGGGAATCTGTGGATATGGGGCGCAGGTATTCTTCGGGTAATGAGTATTTTTCCCTGACTGCGCTGCTGGGAGATGTGCTTGCAGCATTGAAGACTCATGATGGGGCAGTCGTTCCTGCTGTGTTGATTCCCCAGAATGAGGGTGCTGAGGTTGATGGGCAATACAGCCGCTTCATGCGTTGTGTTCTGGATCAGGAAGGACTGGGAGATGTTCAGCTGATCTCTCCGTATATGGAAGAGTTGCGGCTCTTGGATGATAAAGATGCCCGTATGCTTTTTCTCTGCCTGTTGGCTGGCGATCTCGTATTGCACACACCTCCCTTGCTAAGGGATGAGACTCTTGATCTTGTGCTTCGTCTGATCTCGCGCGGGCAGTTGAACATTGAAAAACTTGAGTCCACAGCACGTATCGTCCGCGAAGCCCTCGCCCGACAGGATCATGACGGGGCAATCATGGCTATCGGTGAACCGTTGGTGCTCTTCAAAAGTCTGCTTAATGACAACACTTTTGGCAGGATGGAGGAGCATGGCAGACGGGTGATCTATGCTCCCTTAAGCGAATATGTCTGGAATCTCTGGTACGACTATTACAATTTCAACAAGGTCGGCAGCGATTCTCCTTTGCGCAGCAATATTGCTATGTTTAAAGAATATATGGAGAGGATTTCCGAGCGGCTTGGTGAGTTCAGTCACTATGAGAATAGTTTCGGAACGCTTAAGAAAACAGCTGACCGGGGGCTTGGATTTTATTCTGGTGCCTTCGGCCGTTACCGGGGTGCCAAGATCATGGATAAAATACTAGGAGTTAAGGGTGTTATCTCTGTGACCTCCATGTATGAAAATACCGGGATAAGCCTTGGTATTCTTAAAGATCGCCTGAATGATAAACCATATGCCCCGACCCTTTCACTTACCTTTGACGGCAACCGTAATGAAAACAACAGGCTCAAGGTGGATTCCTTTCTGTACAACCTTTAA
- a CDS encoding MerR family transcriptional regulator codes for MKYKERYFIGDMSKICNISKKALRYYDQINLIPSQRHDYNNYRYYTRESLLSVPVIKYYKQMGFTLEEMKEFIEGSAQHVFKSIQHSFRAKIKELEDEQEKIRRRHVSVKDWYELVREAEMVIDNNINEVSIKYIESSSLLFQDQKFENDLQWSIINLEFTQHVEDVNNEITGPVIINFSSRKDRIEEVDQEIKMLQKTVIPCSEENTYEFGGDMMLSCYHLGAHEDIHKTYMKMERWAANNGYILGKDSFERYVTDYWTTSNSKKFVTEVLIKCSRHGNQDN; via the coding sequence GTGAAATACAAGGAACGCTATTTCATAGGGGACATGAGCAAGATCTGTAACATCTCCAAAAAAGCTCTTCGTTATTACGATCAGATCAACCTTATCCCCTCTCAGCGACACGATTACAACAACTACAGGTATTACACCCGGGAATCCCTGTTATCTGTCCCGGTTATCAAGTATTACAAACAGATGGGTTTCACCCTTGAAGAGATGAAGGAATTCATCGAGGGTAGCGCACAACACGTATTTAAATCCATCCAGCACTCGTTCCGCGCCAAGATCAAAGAACTTGAGGACGAGCAGGAAAAAATCCGCCGCAGGCATGTATCCGTCAAAGACTGGTACGAACTGGTTCGCGAAGCGGAAATGGTTATAGATAACAACATTAACGAAGTTTCAATCAAGTACATTGAGAGCAGTTCCCTGCTCTTCCAAGACCAGAAATTTGAAAACGACCTTCAATGGTCAATTATCAACCTTGAATTCACTCAGCATGTGGAAGATGTGAATAACGAGATAACCGGTCCGGTCATAATTAACTTCTCATCACGCAAGGACCGCATCGAAGAAGTGGATCAAGAAATAAAAATGCTGCAGAAGACAGTTATACCTTGCAGCGAAGAAAACACTTATGAGTTCGGCGGAGACATGATGCTCTCCTGCTACCATCTCGGCGCCCACGAGGACATCCACAAAACCTACATGAAGATGGAACGCTGGGCCGCCAACAACGGTTACATACTGGGTAAAGATTCCTTTGAACGGTATGTTACCGACTACTGGACCACCAGTAACAGCAAAAAATTCGTAACCGAAGTCCTGATCAAATGCTCACGGCATGGAAATCAGGATAATTAG
- a CDS encoding Fur family transcriptional regulator yields MKMDFIFDMTSEAAKIFVDYLAKNGLSMTPQRKVIVETFLETEGHFSAEDLLLLVQKRAPEVGQATVYRTLKLLVDSGLAESLDFGCGVALYEHAYGHEHHDHLVCTRCQKKVEVVDNGIEHRQEVLARENGYILTHHRMLLFGLCPECQKLRDKEEGLES; encoded by the coding sequence ATGAAAATGGATTTCATTTTCGATATGACAAGTGAAGCAGCAAAAATATTTGTCGATTATCTGGCGAAAAACGGGTTGAGCATGACTCCCCAGCGCAAGGTGATTGTTGAGACTTTTTTGGAAACCGAAGGCCATTTTTCGGCTGAGGATCTTTTATTGTTGGTACAAAAAAGAGCTCCAGAAGTAGGGCAGGCAACTGTATACAGGACCCTTAAACTGCTTGTTGATTCCGGACTTGCCGAAAGTCTGGATTTCGGGTGCGGAGTTGCCCTTTATGAGCATGCCTATGGACATGAACACCATGACCACCTTGTCTGCACAAGATGTCAGAAAAAAGTGGAAGTGGTTGATAATGGAATTGAACACAGGCAGGAGGTCCTTGCCAGAGAAAATGGATACATTTTAACTCATCATCGGATGCTTCTTTTCGGACTTTGCCCGGAATGCCAGAAGCTCCGTGATAAGGAAGAGGGTTTGGAATCCTGA
- a CDS encoding membrane protein, whose translation MGEASVAINPAAVAAKHKLATSFKRKGIVIALLSGLLYGFYTAFMTLGMSKGIWVDWYGENSGLSAFAVMYLLSAIGAATTDTCSALWAMSFAGIRGRFADFVRCIKTKPGMVMVAAAIVGGPLASTAYVVGLQLAGSLVVPIAALCPAVGAILGRFLFKQELNARMLFGIAICFGASFMIGSTSLDGAGGPNMMLGLFFGFLAAVCWGIEGCVCGYGTSMIDPEIGITIRQVTAGFSNLFILVPLFGFIAHVDAFGMVVQSFTDSEAMIWFVLAGLSAYLTFMYWYKGNAMCGAALGMSCNGTFSFWGPFCCWIVLGIAMGMEGWAMPPIAWAAAIIMVIGIFIISMNPMDLFKSNEEKA comes from the coding sequence ATGGGGGAAGCATCTGTTGCAATCAACCCGGCAGCCGTCGCTGCAAAGCACAAGCTGGCGACCAGCTTTAAAAGAAAAGGCATTGTTATCGCCCTTCTTTCCGGACTGCTGTACGGTTTTTACACTGCATTCATGACTCTGGGTATGTCCAAAGGTATTTGGGTAGACTGGTATGGCGAAAATTCCGGACTGTCCGCATTTGCAGTAATGTATCTTTTAAGCGCAATCGGCGCAGCAACCACTGACACATGCAGTGCTCTCTGGGCTATGAGCTTTGCCGGTATCCGCGGTCGCTTCGCTGACTTCGTACGCTGCATCAAAACCAAACCCGGTATGGTAATGGTTGCTGCAGCAATCGTTGGTGGTCCTCTCGCAAGTACCGCTTACGTAGTAGGCCTGCAGCTCGCAGGTTCTCTGGTAGTTCCCATCGCAGCTCTCTGCCCCGCAGTAGGCGCAATTCTCGGCCGTTTCCTCTTTAAACAGGAACTCAACGCACGCATGCTGTTCGGTATCGCCATCTGCTTTGGCGCCAGCTTCATGATCGGCTCCACCAGCCTCGACGGTGCAGGCGGCCCCAACATGATGCTCGGTCTCTTCTTCGGCTTCCTCGCTGCTGTATGCTGGGGTATCGAAGGTTGTGTATGCGGTTATGGTACTTCCATGATCGACCCCGAAATCGGCATCACTATCCGTCAGGTTACCGCTGGTTTCTCCAACCTTTTCATTCTTGTTCCCCTGTTCGGCTTCATCGCACACGTTGATGCATTCGGCATGGTTGTTCAGTCCTTCACCGACAGCGAAGCCATGATCTGGTTCGTACTGGCCGGTCTCTCCGCATACCTTACCTTCATGTACTGGTACAAAGGTAACGCAATGTGCGGTGCTGCACTCGGTATGTCCTGCAACGGAACCTTCTCCTTCTGGGGCCCCTTCTGCTGCTGGATCGTACTCGGTATTGCTATGGGTATGGAAGGCTGGGCTATGCCTCCCATCGCTTGGGCAGCAGCAATCATCATGGTTATCGGTATCTTCATTATCTCCATGAACCCCATGGATCTGTTCAAGAGCAACGAGGAGAAAGCATAA
- a CDS encoding DUF362 domain-containing protein, which produces MPPVAEVKFTDYRSSVTEALDKIGAAKAIAGEDKILLKPNLVNSSPPPVTTQPEFCRAVIEYVQAANPNAEIVIGEGCGDLNYETDEIFRMLGYEKLAEECGVKLLDLNHAPLCKKKLEGAKVFPTMFLPEIAFTHKIISLPNLKAHSLAGMTGAIKNMMGFAPPSHYNAGSWKKSFFHRQMQQSVKELNMFIPPWLSVMDASVGLAEYHLGGALCDPAPELILASFDAVELDRKAAEILGLNWRDIGHLR; this is translated from the coding sequence ATGCCCCCCGTAGCAGAAGTAAAATTCACGGACTATCGCAGCTCCGTAACAGAAGCACTGGATAAAATCGGAGCTGCTAAGGCCATTGCAGGCGAGGATAAAATCCTGCTCAAACCCAATCTGGTCAATAGTTCTCCACCGCCAGTGACTACCCAGCCGGAATTCTGCCGCGCAGTAATTGAATATGTGCAGGCAGCAAACCCCAACGCTGAAATTGTCATTGGCGAAGGGTGCGGAGATTTGAATTACGAAACAGATGAAATCTTTAGAATGCTCGGCTATGAAAAACTGGCTGAAGAATGCGGTGTAAAGCTGCTTGATCTGAACCATGCCCCGCTCTGCAAAAAGAAATTGGAAGGAGCGAAGGTCTTTCCGACTATGTTCCTGCCGGAAATAGCCTTCACTCATAAAATCATTTCCTTACCCAACTTGAAGGCCCATTCACTGGCCGGGATGACCGGGGCAATTAAGAATATGATGGGCTTTGCGCCCCCATCTCATTACAATGCCGGAAGCTGGAAAAAATCTTTTTTCCACCGTCAGATGCAACAGTCAGTCAAAGAGTTGAACATGTTCATCCCGCCGTGGCTTTCTGTGATGGATGCAAGTGTGGGACTGGCTGAATACCATCTGGGAGGAGCACTTTGCGACCCGGCCCCGGAACTGATACTTGCCAGCTTTGATGCAGTGGAACTGGACCGCAAGGCCGCTGAGATCCTCGGCCTGAATTGGCGGGACATCGGACATCTGCGATAG
- a CDS encoding BMC domain-containing protein translates to MRYQGEEALGLIETLGMVPSIGGADQMLKTADVKLVGYENIGSTLVAVMVKGDVAAVKASVEAGAATAAEIGKLTAQNVMPRPIRGVGDIVSVHGVETTDTDYSGPRPRAMGLIETFGIVYVLEAADAMMKAADVELIGYENVASGYISVLVQGDVAACQAAVEAGVKAVENMEAEVYASLVIPTPHRDLEQITKIYAIDNLLP, encoded by the coding sequence ATGAGATACCAAGGCGAAGAGGCCCTCGGGCTTATCGAAACTCTCGGAATGGTTCCGTCCATCGGCGGCGCGGACCAGATGCTCAAAACAGCAGATGTTAAACTCGTTGGTTATGAAAACATCGGGTCTACCCTTGTAGCCGTTATGGTTAAGGGTGATGTTGCCGCAGTAAAGGCTTCCGTGGAAGCGGGTGCCGCAACTGCAGCGGAAATCGGCAAGCTCACTGCTCAGAACGTTATGCCCCGCCCCATTCGCGGCGTCGGCGATATCGTGTCAGTTCATGGTGTGGAGACCACGGACACCGATTACTCCGGCCCCCGTCCGCGGGCAATGGGTCTGATTGAAACATTCGGCATTGTTTACGTACTTGAAGCGGCAGACGCTATGATGAAAGCAGCAGATGTTGAACTCATCGGTTACGAGAACGTTGCTTCCGGATACATTTCCGTACTGGTTCAGGGTGATGTTGCAGCATGTCAGGCAGCTGTTGAAGCTGGCGTAAAAGCTGTGGAAAATATGGAAGCTGAAGTTTACGCTTCTCTGGTTATCCCTACACCCCATCGCGATCTGGAACAGATCACCAAGATCTACGCAATTGACAACCTGCTTCCCTAA
- a CDS encoding flavodoxin domain-containing protein has protein sequence MEILNLYGSLNGQTEKVALEIAKVAEQAGHNVSTVNLKKEGVIFDLLKYDLTFVGSGVYTWLPGKSVKEWIERQLGYARDNDLILPGSPRVPGKFACVYCTYAGPHTGEAEAIPAIKYMGQLFDHLGISVADEWSVVGAFVPGKMQHFNTSGRLGNIEGRPNADDLKQVREKTAGLLSSLQECVVD, from the coding sequence ATGGAAATACTCAACCTTTATGGTTCACTTAACGGTCAGACCGAGAAGGTGGCCCTTGAAATTGCAAAAGTCGCTGAGCAGGCCGGACATAATGTAAGTACCGTCAATCTCAAAAAGGAAGGTGTCATTTTCGATCTGCTGAAATATGACCTTACCTTTGTCGGTTCCGGGGTCTACACATGGCTTCCGGGAAAATCTGTGAAGGAGTGGATTGAACGTCAGCTTGGTTACGCCCGTGACAATGATCTTATCCTGCCCGGTTCTCCGCGTGTTCCCGGAAAGTTTGCCTGCGTATATTGCACTTATGCCGGACCGCATACCGGAGAGGCTGAGGCGATCCCGGCAATTAAGTATATGGGCCAGCTCTTTGATCATCTGGGTATAAGTGTGGCTGACGAATGGTCGGTTGTGGGGGCCTTTGTCCCCGGAAAAATGCAGCATTTCAATACCAGCGGAAGGCTTGGTAATATTGAAGGCCGTCCAAATGCCGATGATTTGAAACAGGTCAGGGAAAAAACAGCGGGGCTGTTGAGTTCCTTGCAGGAATGCGTTGTGGATTGA
- a CDS encoding outer membrane lipoprotein-sorting protein: MSAFAWAGTPDVETIVNKSNHMALYQGETCKGKVHLEIIDSQGRTRERDLNILRKDVGEGDARQLYMSYFKSPADVRKMVFLVHKTVEPGKDDSRWLYMPSLDMVKRIAAGDKRTSFAGSDFLYEDISGRSLHEDEHELLGSENGFYVLKNTPKNPGDVEFSHYVAYVDMKTYLPMRMEYFKSSNKPYRTMEVLKVEEIASDKSGQTYPTVTVSKVKNLETGSETVMTFSGVDYDLPVKESIFGERYLRRPPRDLMR; the protein is encoded by the coding sequence ATGAGTGCGTTTGCTTGGGCAGGAACTCCGGACGTTGAAACTATCGTTAATAAATCAAACCATATGGCTTTGTATCAGGGTGAAACCTGCAAAGGTAAAGTGCATCTTGAAATTATCGACAGCCAAGGGCGCACCAGAGAGCGCGATCTGAACATTCTGCGCAAAGATGTTGGCGAGGGTGATGCGCGGCAGCTTTATATGTCCTATTTCAAATCTCCGGCAGACGTACGCAAGATGGTTTTTCTCGTGCACAAGACAGTTGAACCGGGCAAGGACGATTCCCGATGGTTGTATATGCCCAGTCTGGATATGGTCAAAAGGATCGCCGCCGGAGATAAGCGGACCAGCTTCGCAGGTTCTGACTTTCTGTATGAAGATATTTCCGGACGCAGTCTGCATGAAGATGAGCATGAATTGCTGGGCAGCGAGAACGGTTTCTATGTGCTCAAAAACACTCCCAAGAATCCCGGTGACGTGGAGTTCTCACATTATGTGGCCTATGTGGATATGAAGACCTATCTGCCTATGCGCATGGAATATTTCAAGAGTTCTAACAAGCCGTACAGGACTATGGAAGTGCTTAAGGTTGAGGAAATCGCATCTGACAAAAGTGGGCAGACTTATCCCACGGTGACCGTTTCAAAAGTTAAGAATCTTGAAACAGGCAGTGAAACTGTGATGACATTTTCCGGTGTGGATTATGATCTTCCGGTTAAGGAATCTATCTTTGGTGAAAGGTATCTGCGTCGTCCGCCGAGGGATTTGATGCGATGA